The Chloroflexota bacterium genome includes the window ATCCCTCGACCATCTGGAAGTCCCACAGTCCGAGATCGGAGGCGATCAGTACCCGTTCGCCTTCTACGGTTCTCTCCGCGAAGAAGTCGAGTTCCTTCGCCCCGGATGCCCCGATGACCTTCGGCAGCTCGACACGAGCTGCCGACAGCTTGGGCATTGCCTTCTCGCCGCGAGTCCATTCCTCGTCGGACCACTCGGAGAGCTTCATTACGTGCCCCTCATCCGAACGCGGAGTCGTCGAAGGCTTCCCCGCAGGCCTCGCAGAACCGCTTGCGATCGGGCGGGATCTTCGCTCCACAGTTCGGGCATATCCGCTCTCCAGGGCTACCGACCCTCAGACGAGCCATGCCACTGCGTTGCTGGGTATTCCCTGCCTTGCGGACAAGTCCGATTGCTACTAGGAGGCCACCAACTGCCGCAAGCGCGAGGGAACTGCCGGTGCCCCTCAACACGAAACCTGAGCTCCCGTCGGGTATGACGAACTCGCTCACAAGTCCCAAGGCGATTAGCAACAAGCCGATAGCGATCATGCGGCCGTGTTGACGCTGCTCCGGGCTATGCCGGAGTGCCCGGACGATCCATCGAACGACGACGTGAGCAGCTCAGAACCCGGTATCGGACGCATACCCACGGACTGAGGCGCAAGAAGGGTGCAGGGGCGGTATTCCACCCACTGTCTCAAATCCCTTCGGCTGTCCTGCCGTCAAGTTCTGCAGCAAGTTAGTCCAGGTTCCACCCCAAACCTGCCCCTCTGGGCCGAGGCAGATGACGGCAAGCGCTGCATCGGTCACATCTTCGGACGGAGTTACGAAACCCGTCGCGACCTGACCGCCTCCGAACGCTTCTGGCTTCAACGCGATGTCGGTGACTTCGAATGTCGCCTCAGGTGAAGCGACTGGATCGTATCGACCGGAAATCTCGACAGTGGCGTAGTCAGCGACTACCGACCCACCGCCCCCGATGTCGCTGCCGTCGGCGATCAGGTACCCGAATTCACCCGGACCCACGAAGGTCGGATATTCATAGGTAAAACTCCCGGTAGTGACCACACTGCCGTCAGGACGGAGGATCGTGTAGTCGCTGTCAAACGCACTCAGCTCGGCCCAACCTGTCCCGATGTTCTGGACCTCCAAGACGACCTGGTAGCTCACGTAGTCCGAGAACTCCCGCTGCCAGGCAAGGACGACTTCCTGAGTCTTCTCGACTACGCCCTCGGGCTCGGGCGTTGGAGGTGGTGTCGGTCGCGGGGTCACGGCCGGGGTGGCGGATGTGCCGGCTTCCTCGGACCCGGTTGCTCCAGCGATGGGTGACTCACCTGGAACATCCGACCTGCCTGCCACGTAGCCGATGATGCCGATCGCGATGATCACCCCGAGCGCTATCAGGGCAATGCGGCCCCAGCTTGGGCGTGAGGAGCCAGTCGGTTGACCTGTAGTGCTTGCAAGTGCAGCCGGCGCCGGGGGTTCCGAAGCGGGAGAGGTCGATTCGCTCGATTCCTCGACCTTCTCAAAGTCATACGCGCACGAACCGCAGAATCGGTAGCCTGGTTGACGCGGCGCGCCGCACTGTGGGCACAAGTCGGCTGCCATCGGGCATCCCTCCGTCTCGGCGCTGGGCATGCGCCGACTGCGGGCACGCTACACCCGCAAGATCGCATAGGGAAGGGTCATAGGCGCGGCTCCCGACGCCCGCACCGCGAAGGGCTGAGCGTCGCGACATTCATGGGGATAGCCCGGCACGGCGAATGCGCTGTCTCGCGCGCTCGAGTCGGTCCTCGTGCTCTGAGCGGCGCTGGGTGTACGAGTACTGGCGAATCAGCGCGCCCCGCGGCCCTGGCGGCGCGACGATCGGCAGGTCGCCATCAGGGTTTGCGTCGTGTTCATCCAGCGCGCGCAAGGCCTCACGGAGTTCGCCGCGCATGCCAGATTCGGTCGTGGCATCGTCCTTGGGCGGCCAAGCGCCGCGCGGAAGCTGATAGACGAGCGCCATACCGGAGCCATCCTTCGATGTCGTGAAGCCGGCTGCAGGGCGCTGCGCGAATCCGATTCCGCGGACGATCGAGCGCGACGGCCCGTTGTCGGGCGTGATGTGGGCTTCGACGAGCGCCGCACCAAGCTCGTCGACTGCGAACCCGCAGGCCAGGCGGACAGCCGCGGTACCGAGACCCTGCCCGCGGTTCTCCGGCCCAAACCACGCCATGACGCGAACGCCGGCGCCCTCGGAATGGAGACGCAGCCAACCCGCGAATCCAGGGCTGCCCGCACGTCGCACCACCCACCTGCCATCGAACAGCTCGCCCGGCTTCGCCCACAGGCCACGCGCTGTCGCGATCGCATGCTTCGCCTCGTCCGCAGTGCTTGGCAGGCTCGCCCCAAATGGGCGCCGCGTCATTGGGTCTCGGGCTGCCCGGAGCATGGCTGGCGCGTCGTCGTCGCGCGGTTCGTCCAGGACAACCAAACCGTCGGTCAACGGTCGCATTCGCGGAACAGTGCCCACGGCCTCGAGGGTAACAGTCGCTTGACGCCGTGACATCTCGGCTAAGAACTGAAACAGGCAAGCCGAGGGAAAGGGTCGGCCAGATGCGGTGCGCCAAAAAGGCAGCGAAGAATGACCGCGCCGTTCACGTTTCGGCCCGCGATGGATTCCTTCTGATCAGAAGGAGGTCCTTTCGGACCCAGAGGCTCGTACACTCCTAGGCCCAGGGCAGGATGGAGCGACGATGGCGTTCTTGCGACGGCTTCTCGGCGGGTCATCCGGTGCTCCGACCCACAGCTTGCGACCCGGTCGGGACAGTCCGTTCACTCTCGTTGATGGGATTGTCGACCTCGAAGTGGTCGGCGAATCCTTCCGCCAGGACGCACTGAGGCGGGCCGCAGGAAGGTTATCTGGAGGCGTCCGGGCCCCTGTAAATGCAATCCTCGTTGCCGAGGAGAATAATCCTCACGACCCGAACGCCGTAGCAGTCTGGGTGCTTGGTGACCAGGTCGGCTATCTGCGTCGAGAAGATGCAGCTCGGATGCGTCCGGGCTTGCTTCGTTTGCAGGATCGGTCCCCAACGTGGATCGCCCTTCCCGGGGTCATCGTTAGCGGTGGCCCGAGCGACACTCTCGGCCTCTTCCTCCGATTCGACCCAGGCGCATTCGGCCTCGCCGTTCCCGCTGGAATCGCAGCCCGCCACCAAGCCGGCGGCCACGTCCGCACGGGGCTGGGTGAGGCGCTGCGTAAGGACTCGGACGACGACCGATACGACCTGGGCTGGGTGTCCGATATTCCATCTGACCCCTCCGATGCGGTCGGGATGCTGGGATCCCGACTTGCTCGCGAGCCCGAGCCGGTGAGCCGCCACTTCCTGTACGCCCAGTTCGAGGGGCACCTCTACGGCCTCCGCGACAGGCATCCCGATGCGCTCCACCTGTTCGACGAGGCCTGTGCGAACCACGACTCCGAGATGGATGCGATTCGGCCGGCGCTGATAGCCATGTTCCAGGGCCTACCGCTGTTGGAGGTCTACAGACAGGCCGCGATCCGCCATCAGAAGGCTCACGCCTGGGAGCCTGCCATCCGCTGGGCTCACCGAGGTCTCGCGGTGTACGGAGTTGATGCGCTCGACCCAAACAGCGTTGACGATCTGAACGTGCGACTCGGGAAGTACCAGGCCAAGCTCGCCGCAGAGCGCGCTCCAAAGCCAACCCCCATACGACGGCCGAAGGTAGAGACGGGGCCCTCCTTACCTAGCCAACAAGGGATGGAGGTGACTGAGGAACTTACGTGCCAAGTCTGTGGAAACCCTTTTGAGCGCATTCGAACTCGTGGGCGGAAGCCAGACCGATGTCCTGATTGTCGCGAGGCGCCGCGTAGCTCGAGCTAGCTGGGACGGTCGGCTGTCTAGGCCCGCTTCGCGCCATCATTTCCGGGTGTTAGCGCTTTCCGAAGCGTCCTCAAAAGGACCTCCGCCTCGTCAATCCGTTTGATGACCTCAGCGTTACCCTTCAGCTCCTCGAGCGCGGTCCACGGGACTCGACGCATTGCCGCCATCGCAGAGTCAAGCTCGGCGACGAGCTCTGGCTTGAGGTTCCTCTCGGGCACCGGGACGCGCAGTATCGCGGACTCGAGGTCGCCGTCGTCGGTGAGGAAGTACTCCCGGGCAACGGGATCGCGGAGGATCGCACGAAGCTTTCGCAGGTCCTTCGAGTTGGTGATGCGCTTCTGGTTCACCTTCTCGACGACAGCGTCTATCACCGAGGGAGTGAGTAGATTCTTGCTGAGCCCCATTAGCTCGCGGGACCAGGTGATCCCAGCGCCAGGTTCGCGTAGATTCGTAAAGCGTTCCGACAGCTCGAAGACATCGACAAGCTTGTCGAGCTCACGCACGGTGACACCTAGGATATTGGCGGCGCTGGCTCGGCCGACGAGGTCGACGAGCCGATACGCCACCATCTCCTTTTCCTTAGCGTCCCATTCTTTGCGCTGCCGGTGAATGTAGATCCAAACCCGCAGTCGCTCCTCGTCAGAGAGGGTCCGGTCGGTTACCTCGACAGGGATCTGGCGATATTGCTCCCTGCCCTGCTGAACGAGCACGACGGAGTTCGTCCAGCGTCTGTCGCCGTCGATGATCCGGAGCTTGTTCGGGAGCTCTGGGTGAGGCTCAACGAGCAATGGCTCGAAGATGCCCTCGTTTGCCTCGATCTGACGTTGGAGCTCGTCGTCCTCTTTCGGCCCGATCCGCGGTTGCCTGTCATTCGGCACCAGGTCGTCTATGTCGACCCGAGACCGGTAGGTCCGCAGCACCGTGCGACCGAGCCGACGCTCCTGCAGACTCACCACCTTCGGCTTTTCCCTCCGCGCTTCGGCGTGGTCGCCGGTCATGCTGATTGCTCGCTGGCTGACGTCCCGATGATCTGCTCGATCTCCGACAGCAATGCGCCGTGGGCGCGTTCCACGGAACGAAGGAGACTCCCGCGGTGCTTCCACACATTGTCGTGCGCCGTCTTCTCCTTGACGTCGAGCTCAAGCAAGTCCTCGGTCAGAGTGTCGAACTGCTCGAATAGCTGAGTGCAGGGCTCCGACGTGATGAACTCGTAAAGGAGTGCAACCTTCTCGCCCCGGGCCTCGCTGCTCATCCTCAAGGCATCCACCACCAGCACCTGGCGCCGGAGGATGTGCACGAGATCGGTGACGCGGGCCGGGTTGGCGATGATGACGCCGTCTTGAACGTGGATCTGCTGGGTCCCAGCAGGAAAGACTCGGGTGGACAGGACCGCGTGGTCGGCACCCGCAGCGAGTTGATCCTGTCGGAGCTTGGTGATGTAGTCGTTGCGCCATGCTTCCCGGTCCTTCGAGTCGTAGACAATCCGCCCGCAGACACGGTTGTTGTGCACGACTTCATGGATGATGTCCGCACCGGCCGTCCCCTTGCGCACCCGGGACAGGCGATCGTTGGGGAACTGGCCTTTCAGCGTCTCGAACAGGTCGACCTCCGCCCCTTCGCCCAGCTCGTCCGCAGTCTTGTGCTGCAGCTGCCTCTGTAGATCCGCAACCCTCTTCTCGAGTCGCTGTCGTTCCTTGAACGCTGCCGCCTTATCCGCGTCCGCCGATTTTGCCTGCGCCTTCTCGAGTGCATCACGCTGCTGGCGTAGCCGCTCGTTCAACACCGTCTCAGCGATGGACTTTTGAGCTGCGAGCTGGCGGTCCGCTTCCTGCTTTGCCTTTGCCACTGCTGCCGAGGCCGTCCGGTTGGCCTTATCGACCTTGCCCCGCGCCTCGGACTCGATCTGCGCCTTCTCCTGCGCCACCTTCTCCCTGAGCTCGCGTTCGACGCGGATGGTTCGCTCGTGCTCCTGAGCCGCGATCTTCGCCTGGATCGCCTCGAACTTGTCGTGCGCAATGGGGTGCCCACACCAGGGGCAGCTGTCATTGTGTGTCGTTGCCTGCCGCCCGGCGCGAACCGCGACGGCGGGATGTGTGGCTGTCATGAGTGGGCTCCTCACGTTAGGACCTGATAGGACCTATTCTATCCCACTTCCGAAGGCTGTCAAGGGTCGACAGTCGCGCGGACCGAGACATGGCGCCTCGTTCGCCGGCAGCGCGGTGTTGCCGCCGGCGGGCGCTAGGGCAACAACGCCCCCGCTTGCGGCTTGCTGACAGACGGGGCGTTGGGCTCGTCGCGGGTCAGTAGCCTCCGGAGGAACGATACTGGATCAGCCCCGAACCAAGGGGTCGACCGTATCGTCGTATGCCGACGCCGCTCCAGTGAGGAACCGGGCATGGCGGTGAGCTTCTGCGCGATCGACTTCGAAACGGCGAATTCGTACCGTGGGAGTCCTTGTGCTGTTGGGCTCGTTAAGGTCGTTGACGGCCAGGTGGTTGCCACCCGCCGTTACCTGATGCGACCGCCCGAGGGCTACGACCGCTTCGATCCGTTCAACATCGAGCTTCACGGCATCACTCCGGCCATGGTGCGCAACGAGCCCCGATTCGCCGCCCGACTGCCGGAGATCCTCGCGTTCGCAGATGGTCTCCCTCTTGTCGCTCACAATGCGGCCTTCGACATGGGCGTCATCCGCGACGCATGTGGGGTGAGCGACCTCCTTTGGCCGAGGGCGTCGTACGCTTGTACGCTCGTTTTGTCGCGTCTCACGTGGAGCCTTCTGTCTTACTCGCTACCGTGGGTCGCGGAGGCTGCCGGAGTCTCGCATCCTCATCACCACGATCCGGAAGCTGATGCGAAAGCTGCGGCGTCTATCCTCCTGGCGATAGCCCGACACCACGGCGCGACGACCCTCGACGAAATCGTGACGGCGACGCGCATCCAGCTTGGGTCGATGACGGCTGAGGACTGGAACGGCTGCCATCGTGAGTGGTCGGGCACGGGCGATGTCCCCGCCGCCAACTCGAACGCGAACCCCGAGCATCCGTTCTACGGCCTCGAGATCGCGTTCACCGGCGCACTCAGCTCCATGACGCGGGCGTCGGCGTGGACGCGAACCGCCGAAGTGGGCGGACAACCCGCATCGGGCGTGACAAAGCACACGAACATCCTCGTCATCGGATATCAAGACGCACGCAAGCTGCGGCCGGGCGAGGAGCTGTCAGCGAAGGCGCGAAAGGCGCGCGACCTGCGCATCCATGGGCAGCAGATTGAAGTTATGCCCGAGGTCGACTTCATCCAGCTTCTCGCACTCTGACTAAGGCTTTCGACAGGACTGAGGGTCGACTCGGCCCAAAGCCCGGGCGAGGCGGCCCCGATTTCTTGGTGTCGCCAGTTCCGTCGCCGGCATGATGCCGCAACGCGACCGTCCCGAAAGGACCTCCTTTTGGAGATCCAGGGAGGGAGCTATGGAGTGAGCGTCGGTCTGGCCGCTGTTCGAGCCAACCCTTTTGGATCCCTTTTGAAGGCATCCACGCAGGGCCCGTGCGTGCTGCGGCGACGTGTCCGACGAATCAGATTCGGCAGTGGGCGGACCTCGCCTGACTCACAGTCAGGTCGTCTTGTCGTCTTGGTGCAAGGCCGGCGAGGAGCGGAGGCTCTAGCTGCCGTAGTGCCCTTCCAGGCCAGCGGTCACGACGCGAGGCTGACCTCGAACGTCCATGGACCCTCAATCGGGGCGGCGGGACCGGGGAAAGGGTCGATGAACCTCTCTACTCGCAGCGTCAGGACCCGGGCGGTCTGCGGTGGCGACGGCGCGAAGCGGATCTCGTGGCGGGCTGTGGTCGGAGTCGGACCGCCCATGCCCTGGCCTGCAGCGACGTAGGCCGTTTCGGCATCGTCGCTGACACGGACCTCCACGAAATGGCCTGCGGGGCCGATGGGCGGTCGCGTATGGGCAACGAGCGTGGCGAGGCCTCCGTCTTCACGCAGCTCGACGGCGGTCAGCTCCAGCCGAACGCCGCTCGCTTCCACCGCATCACCGACCGCGACGACCCGTCGTAGGGCTCCAGCATCGATCCCGGCGACGGGCATGGAATCGCGGCCATGTCGCTCGAGCATGGCGTGGTCGGGCTCGGTTGGGCTGGAGGCGCTCTGCAGAAACGAGTAGCTCGCGGATCCGCCGGTGCGTCGCGCGATCGCCATGGAGGCGAGGATCGCAACAAACCCCAGCCCGAGCCCGACGAACACCCCTACCCCGACCGCGACACCCCAGCCGGCGATCAGCAGAGCCGCGGCGATGATCACGAGGGCCAGCAGGAGGAAGGCGGGTAGGCGCGACCCGGTTGTCATTCGACGGCAGTATGGCGTTGGGGTGTGGTCGAGGACCACTGTGGATGTGGCTGGGCGCCGTTGTTCGTCTAGCTCTATCGAACCCAAGAGCGGAACCGACCAGACTGTCGCCGCTGCCCGCGAGCGCGGGCGAGACTCAAATTGCGCCGTTCAACCCGGCTCCATAGCCTCAACCGAGCCACCGAGCTAGACGCTGAGCCCGATCGGGCAGGCGACGCCCGTGCCGTTACCCGAATCCGGGCCGCAGGTGTCGAGGCTTGGCGGCCCGCTAGAAGCAGCGGTCGAAGCCGTGATCCCTCCGGCAATACTGGTCAAATGCTCGACGGTCATCGAGGTCACCCCATGGGATGACTCCAAGCCTCGTCCGGCCGGCGTCCACCATGCGCCGCAGCGCTTCCCACGCCTCCTGATTCGATAGCCAGCCGGCACGCACCATCGCAACAACCAGGTCGATCATCCGCATGATGCAGAGGCCCTTCTCGTTGCGGCCGACCGAGTAGCCAAGGCTGTCGTCCACGACAATCCGATGATTGCGCGCGCCAGCCAATACGAGCGACGCGGCTTCGCCCTTGTCCCTTCCAGGCTCGGATCCCCAGCGCAACCGAAGATCCCGGTATTCCGTGAGATGCTCGGCGGCCTCCAGCTCCTCCTCCGTAAACCAATCGGTGCCCCTAACCTCCGGCCCGGTCTCGCCACCGTCGAGCTCCTCGCAGACCTCAGCGAGGAGATGGGCGCGGCCAGCGAAACGGCCTCGCACCAGAGCGAGCAGACCACCGATCCGCAAGCTGATTAGAGCGCTGGAGTCGAATATCCACTCCCCTTCTCTGGGGTCGTAGACATCACCTCTAAGGCGCTTCGCCGCCATCGTCGCCGGCGCTGCGGGCTGTGAATAGGCGCTCAAGGGCGCCCGGATCGGTCTCGATTAGTTCAGCGAGCCTCTCCAAGGTGATGGCACCGTCCGAATACGCCTTTACGGCCCGTCGAACGTACTCGACTGGAAAGGCAGTGATTGCCGGCGGAGCCGGCATCTCCAGGCTCTCGGGAAGGACTCCGATCTTGTCATCCAGCAGGACGTCGCGGCGTCGGGCGCCACCGTAGAGGAGCGAACAGTTGTGAAGCCGGTAGAC containing:
- a CDS encoding DUF2130 domain-containing protein, which produces MTATHPAVAVRAGRQATTHNDSCPWCGHPIAHDKFEAIQAKIAAQEHERTIRVERELREKVAQEKAQIESEARGKVDKANRTASAAVAKAKQEADRQLAAQKSIAETVLNERLRQQRDALEKAQAKSADADKAAAFKERQRLEKRVADLQRQLQHKTADELGEGAEVDLFETLKGQFPNDRLSRVRKGTAGADIIHEVVHNNRVCGRIVYDSKDREAWRNDYITKLRQDQLAAGADHAVLSTRVFPAGTQQIHVQDGVIIANPARVTDLVHILRRQVLVVDALRMSSEARGEKVALLYEFITSEPCTQLFEQFDTLTEDLLELDVKEKTAHDNVWKHRGSLLRSVERAHGALLSEIEQIIGTSASEQSA
- a CDS encoding exonuclease domain-containing protein yields the protein MAVSFCAIDFETANSYRGSPCAVGLVKVVDGQVVATRRYLMRPPEGYDRFDPFNIELHGITPAMVRNEPRFAARLPEILAFADGLPLVAHNAAFDMGVIRDACGVSDLLWPRASYACTLVLSRLTWSLLSYSLPWVAEAAGVSHPHHHDPEADAKAAASILLAIARHHGATTLDEIVTATRIQLGSMTAEDWNGCHREWSGTGDVPAANSNANPEHPFYGLEIAFTGALSSMTRASAWTRTAEVGGQPASGVTKHTNILVIGYQDARKLRPGEELSAKARKARDLRIHGQQIEVMPEVDFIQLLAL
- a CDS encoding GNAT family N-acetyltransferase: MGTVPRMRPLTDGLVVLDEPRDDDAPAMLRAARDPMTRRPFGASLPSTADEAKHAIATARGLWAKPGELFDGRWVVRRAGSPGFAGWLRLHSEGAGVRVMAWFGPENRGQGLGTAAVRLACGFAVDELGAALVEAHITPDNGPSRSIVRGIGFAQRPAAGFTTSKDGSGMALVYQLPRGAWPPKDDATTESGMRGELREALRALDEHDANPDGDLPIVAPPGPRGALIRQYSYTQRRSEHEDRLERARQRIRRAGLSP
- a CDS encoding ParB N-terminal domain-containing protein — translated: MTGDHAEARREKPKVVSLQERRLGRTVLRTYRSRVDIDDLVPNDRQPRIGPKEDDELQRQIEANEGIFEPLLVEPHPELPNKLRIIDGDRRWTNSVVLVQQGREQYRQIPVEVTDRTLSDEERLRVWIYIHRQRKEWDAKEKEMVAYRLVDLVGRASAANILGVTVRELDKLVDVFELSERFTNLREPGAGITWSRELMGLSKNLLTPSVIDAVVEKVNQKRITNSKDLRKLRAILRDPVAREYFLTDDGDLESAILRVPVPERNLKPELVAELDSAMAAMRRVPWTALEELKGNAEVIKRIDEAEVLLRTLRKALTPGNDGAKRA